TTATAGGTTCTCTGTCTTTATTGTAGCCGTGTATGAGTAGATCTCCTGCAGATTCTGTATTAGTTCACAAGCATTTAAAATGGTACTTgtgtttttttactttaataaagCAAAATCCTTGGCCTAGTGGTCAATGACGTGGGTTGAGAATCACGAGTTCTCATGTTCAAATTGAAACACTAGGTGATATTATCTGGTATGGTTAACTTTACATTTGGTTTCTTTTGAAAGTATGCACTGGTAAAAGATGCAGTCAGAAGCATACGTTGTTTGATCTTCTGGTTTAGTTTGCTCATATTGTTGGTTTGAATAGGTTGCATTACAACTAAGGAGCTTGGGACTGTGATGAGGTCGTTGGGACAGAACCCAACTGAGCTGCGCCGAGCACCAGGACATGATAACTGAAGTGGATGCTGATGGTAATGGAACCATCGACTTCCCAGAGTTTTTGAATCTCATGGCCAGGAAGATGAAGGATACAGACTCAGAGGAGGAGCTGAAGGAGGCATTCAGAGTGTTTTGACAAGGACCAGAATGGGTTCATCTCTGCTGCTGAGCTCCGTCATGTGATGACTAACCTTGGTGAGAAGCTTACTGATGAAGAAGTTGATGAAATGATCAGGGAGGCTGATGTCGATGGCGATGGACAAATTAACTACGATGAGTTTGTTAAGGTCATGATGGCCAAGTGATTTCCCTCTTCTGAAGTTGCTTCAGACTGGGTCAGCTTTGGGATAATGGTTTCCTTTTACAAATTTATCCGGATAGGTTGTACCTCTGGGTTTGGTGGTTGAATCAGTTTCTTTCTCTTATTTGGTTGTCTGTGATGTCTTCTCTAGTCTTAGAGTTGTCTGGTTCATATTAAAAGGCTTTGTTGAACTAAATCTACGAAGACTGttaactttttatttacttattgaTTAATGCAGTTCTAATAGCTAAGCTTCTCCTGTTAACTGTAAAATCATATGTTTATCTTATTTATAAgttacataataaaataatgattggACAAAATAATAGATTCATCAAAGAGAAGAGGAACAAATTCCTACAGAAACCACCACTACTCCCTCCATCCACCTTTATCTGTCGTGTTACATTTTCTCAAGGAGacaaattttcaaagttaaagtttagattatattaattcgatattttaaataaaaaaaagtttaaatattgaaaaactatatgaaaaatactataaattgcaaatcaatatgatgaagaaaacacatcttaaaaatattagtcaagattcttatagtttgactctaaaaatagaaatcataacAATTGAAAGTGGACCGAGAAAATAGTATAGACTTATTCTACAGGTTGATTAAGTGGCAAAGTCTCAAAATGATTAAAGGACCGAgctacaaataatttaaaattcaccgaaaatgaaaaaattatatgatttatacataaataaaattatttttaaaatataaaaatcaaactgACTTTTTCTATATTTCGAACGACACCACCaaagaatgtattttttttgtagtagaATAATTTAAACTTGCCAACcataattttgttaaaataaatttaaattgggaggtagtaatattttattttatttttaaaaaaatgagaataAAAGGGAAGGGTAAAGCGGGAAAGTCGGCTAAATTTACAGGTATTttatatttagatataattaGCCATTGaaaagtctaatttttttttgattataAAGTAGTCTGTTTTCCCTGTAATCGAAGAGGCGAGAagcttaaaaaaacaaaaaaaaaaaccctttttttGTGTGTCTTGTCTCAATTCCACAACTttcttcttctccctctctctctttctttgtaGAAAAATGGCAGATCAGCTCACCGATGATCAGATCTCTGAGTTCAAGGAGGCTTTCAGCCTATTCGACAAGGACGGAGATGGTTAGATTCTAagcttttctttttcattttttattttccagATCTGGGCTTTATTGACTTCATGTTTAGATTTTAGATTTGATGGAAcaattatgatgattttgtgGATGTCAAAAACTTCATTGATTTGATGTGTAGGAATGATAGTAACCGATTAGAGAAAATGGAAGATTTTTAAGCTTGTTAATTGAATTTTGAGTGCTTTAATTTATTACGCTCTAGTTGAGAAATGTTTAAGATTTTTGCTTTTAAGATGTGGAAAAATGCAAATCAGaggataaatgaaaaaaaataggatTTTGATGTACCTTGTATATGGGCCAAAGTTTCTGTCTTTATAGATAATGATATCAACTTGCTTTAAATGGTAGATATAGGTTCTTTGTCTTTATTGTAGCCGTGCATGAATAGATCTCTTGCAGATTCTATATTACAGTTTACAAGCATTTAAAATGGTTTAATAAGGCCTAGTGTTTATTGGCTTTAATAAAGCCAAATCGATGGCATAGTGATCAATGACGTGGGTTGAGAATCATGAGTTCTCATGTTCAAACACTAGTTGATTTTTTCCCGTCTGTCCTAGCCTTGGTTGACAGAGTTACTTGGTACTTGATGTTGGTGTGGGAGGTGACACGTTTCTTGTGGAATTAATGCCTTGGTTGATAGAGTTACTTGGTACTTGATGTTGGTGTGGGAGGTGACACGTTTCTCGTGGAATTAATGCCTTGGTTGACAAAGTTATTCGGTACTTGATGTTGGTGTGGGAGGTGACACGTTTCTCGTGGAATTAATTCGAGGTGCGCCAAAGCTAGTTTGGACACCATGGTTTTAAAAAGTTTATCTTTTAGAAATAAGATGCTGCAGATAATGGTCTAAATATCTGGTTTGATGGACTTCAATGTCTTTTACCCAAAATGACCCAATATATGCTGTttcatttttccattttatttaatataatttttagggGATGCTGGGGATGAAGTGATggtttaaatataatatatctgTTTGAGGAAGAGCTATAGTTTGTGTGTTACATGATGGTGTATTCTTGGGAATTCCAACTGTTACATGTGTTGACCGTCTTTTTTTAATCAGTTACCTCTTCAGAACTGGCTTTGCACATGCAACATTTTGgatcttgttttgcttgtgtagTAGAAAGATGCAAGTATCTTAAAGATTTCATgtattttgtttgaaatatgTATTATAGCACTAtgttttttgatttaattatttatcaaacgGCTTACTGTTGACTTTGTGAGATAGCATATGAGATGTGTCGTCTAGACTTGGGCATAACATAGAGGCCCTAGAAAAGAACATTGGCTCTAGTTagtcacccccccccccccccccaaaaaaaaaaaaaccacacGTGGATGTAACCATCTGAATTATCTGGTATGGTTAACTTtacatttgatttttcttttgaaagtaTGTACTGGAAAAGAAATGCAGTCAGTTTGATCCTTCTGGTTTATTATGCTGATATTGTTGTTTTGAATAGGTTGCATTACAACTAAGGAGCTTGGGACTGTGATGAGGTCGTTGGGACAGAACCCAACTGAAGCTGAGCTCCAGGACATGATAAATGAAGTGGATGCTGATGGTAATGGAACCATCGACTTCCCCGAGTTTTTGAACCTCATGGCCAGGAAGATGAAGGATACAGACTCAGAGGAGGAGCTAAAGGAGGCATTCAGAGTGTTTGACAAGGACCAGAATGGGTTCATCTCTGCTGCTGAGCTCCGTCATGTGATGACTAACCTTGGTGAGAAGCTCACTGATGAAGAAGTTGATGAAATGATCAGAGAGGCTGATGTCGATGGCGATGGACAAATTAACTACGATGAGTTTGTTAAGGTCATGATGGCCAAGTGATTTCCCTCTTCTGAAgttgtttttttaagaaaaaagaccAAACATTCATCAGACTTGGTCAGCTTTGGGATAATGGTTTCTTTTTACAAATTTATCCTGTTACGCTGTACCTTTGGATGAATGTAATGCTCTCTATCGTTTGGTGGTTGGATCAGTTTCTTTCTCTTATTTGGTTGTCTGTGATGTCTTATCTTGTCTTGTACCTCGGCTGATAAAGTTGTAAGGTTCCTATTTAGAGCTTTGTTGAACCTAGActgttactttttatttatttattgacaaATTCAGTTCTAATAGCTTTGCATTTATGATTTATTCATGCAAACTTTTTGACTCTGGAAATTGTTGAATTCTCTAGTTTGTCATCCAGCTTATGCTTTATTGGTGTGATTTGCTACACTTTATGCTAATTCAGTGATAACATGGTGATTGTTAGGGCTCAGGAATAGAGTCCACACAAAGTTTGATAATTGAAACACGGTTTCAGTGGTAAATGTGTGAGAGTTgtatttaatattcatttttagaTTTGATTGAACTACTGGTGTTCTAAAATGAAATACTATATGTAAAcaaattttttgcatatttataGCAGTATTAATGACTTAATTAATATGTAGAAAACtgatttataacataattagtgtttgaatatatgtttttccttttttaacgTGTACAAGACAAAAAGGTAATAAAAGGTATGGTCCAAAAGACAAGTCATTATTAGTCAAATGTATTGAAATCTCACAAAACTATAATAATACCAAAAATTCACCCCTGCAGGCTTCCCATAattattctctttttcttattcttacaaggaaaaaaaaagaaaaagtgggCGTATAGTagtaacaaataattttattacatagaaataataaaatggaatatttatattttaattactcCCCcgttttaaaaacaaatacattcttctttttaatctgtttttaaaaaaataattttttttggtaataattTTCGACGTAACATGTTTAagactataaatttaaaaataattttaatttagaattatacaattaaaatttttatttattttattaaactccGTACCTAGCTAAATTAAGTTATTCTTTCTGAAATTGAGAGACTGTGTAAATTTTATAGTTCTTTATTATGGTCAGACAATAAGAGAGAGAGTGTTtgtttagagagagaaagttgggAAATGGGAGAGTTCATCGGAGACTTGGTATTTTCCGAGCAATAAGCTGAGGATCTGAAGCCAAAATCAGTTCAATTTCGAATTTTTCAACGTAATGGAAGGTATAAATCTGTTTTtcctttgttttctttgtaaaaacCCTAGAGATTTGGGCTATTCTTTGACTTTTGACTTTCACTTTCTCGAGTATACTGAATTTAGCTCATACTGGTTGAGGGATTAACAGTTGATTTTTGAATTGGGGTTTTACTGAATTTGTTTTGGTCTGTTCTTTGATTTTTGGTGAGCAAAATTTGGTTATGATATTTGCTTGAAAGTTCCAGTTTTTATGCTCAAAGTTTGTAGTTTTTGCTTGTTAAGTTAAATTTAGGCTCTTTTTTCAaattggaggggggggggggttaattGTTAGCTGGTAAAAAGGAGATGGAAGGAAGAACTGTAAAGACCAAATGATCTTGTTTTTGGTAGTTTTTGCTTGTTAAGTTAAATTTGGGCTCTTTTTTCAAATtggattgggggggggggggatttctTGTTAGCTGGTAAAAAGGAGATGGAAGGAAGAACTGTAAAGACCAAATGATCTTGTATTTGGATTTTAGTCTTTGGAGTTGGGATTGGGCCGCACTATGTTTAACTAACATCAGGGTGATTTATTGTCTTTGTATATTTGTCTCCCATTTATTTGCATTTGCTGGAAGAATTGTTCTTGTAAATGCTTCATACTGGGAATAGAAAGTAATGAAAAGAAGAAACTTTATTTATCCATTCAAGTACcaatataaacaacaaaaatcaaGACAATAATGGCAAGTTTTGCATACAAATTCTTAGCATCTATAAATTGAAAGTATGGGTGAATTATTTTTCTGTGAGGAAATGGAAAAAGGTACTAACTCGGAGAAAGTCTAAGTAGTCCTACTTAGTTGGGTGTTTAATGTTGGAGAATTGGAAGCTTGAAGCATTCTTTAGATACCCTCCCCCTTTCCTCTTCCTTCTTTGCCTAATCACATCAGAAAGCAGCAACTGTGAATGTGAGATGAGAATAAGAGAAAAAGCTCTTACTGAATCCGTGTTATCAAAGGTGAAAACTGGAAGAAAATGCCAAATCTGTAATCAACAATAATATGAGACAAATATGttgacaattttttgaaataattttaacgAAATTAGCGCACTCTTTTAGATAGAGCCCATCGGTCATGAGATGCACGTAAGCTGGCTTATCTTGTATGTCGGCCTCTTAACTAAAGATCAATTGCACTTCTGCATACATAAGAGTGAATCTTAAATTCTGAGGAAGACTGTATGAGTACTATGTCCTCTTGGAAGATACTATTTCCTTATTAGTCTGGTCCAAAAAGAATAACACATttctatatttgaaaatatataattataaactaaTCATTTTACCCTTGATGAGAAACTTTTATAGTCACATAAATGTCATGGAATGTTTAAGACACAAGTTTAAAAATCTTGTGGCATGTTTATGACTGCAAGATCCAAAAGTCTTCCGTtcttttaaacttaaaatcCATGCCGGTCAAACTATTGTGACTTAAATCGAAAATTTGACTCGATGGGAGTAATAATATTAGTATCTTTATTTCCAAAAGGAATGTTGGATTCTTAGGTCGTGATAGGTGTTGTTGTATTCAGTTAAAACTGAAAATTTACCTGAGGAACATTCATAGTAATGGATTAATGATTGCAATTTACTTGGTTCATTAGTTGACGGTAAGAGGCTGCATCATGAATCTCCAACGTTCACCTTTAAACCTAACGTCTCATGCCTGGCTTTTGATCAACTAAATTTTGAGGTGCAATAAATATGTTTCTTAATTCTGAGGACATGGATATTGATTTTAGAAGTATCAGTTTTGTGGAGGAGAAGAATTTTTGCCATTGTGAGCATCAAGTTAAATATTGTCCTGGACGTTATTAAGTTTTATAGTCATTTGGTTGCCAAATTTTAGGAGATATATGACTTATGAGAATAACTTTAACATCTTAATAACTTTTATGCATGTTTTATAGtgatattcttttatattaCCATTTTAATGACAGTTTTGCATGTCGTATAATGACTTTCTACTTATGCTCCTCATAAAGTCAATGCACCAGCATCTGTATGTTGGTATTACTAAGGTAAAATTTTGACTGTTACACCTCAGAAAATTGCATCTAGTTCAACTAATACCTTTTGCGGAGACTATCTGATTTTACAGTTTTTCACTCTTTTTAGCTATAGTATGAAAGAGTTGGTACGAAGCTATATGACAAATGATCCCTGCAAGTAGTTTTTGGTGTTTCAAGGAAAGAAATAGCAAATGTTTTGATGGAGCTTTTACTTCAAGTCACTCTCTGAAAGCTAAATGTCtactctcttttctttttctggaGAAATTGgtctttataaataatattgattaGTTCTTTGGATTTTGTTAGCTCCCTGAACTTATGATTGGAACGTCTTATATAATGGagctaattttttcttatttacctAATGCAAATTGGTGCAGAGGtgtatattatttatcatatgCAGTTATTGGTGTAAATTGCAATGCATAAATATTATTATGGGTGTGAAATTCGGAAGGCTAAACTTATTTCTTTTCATGGATATGAATCAAGTCGTCTGAGATGGACTACAAAATCTTCAAATTGGTCAGAAAACCATACATGTAATGAACAacatgaatattgttataaaCAAGGATGTTAGAATACCAACTCCCTTAGACCTGTATAAACAGaccattattttcttttcaacataCTGTCTGTATCTCCAAAGCAGAAACTAGACCTGAATGCGGATTTGTGAAAATAGAGAAGTGTGCACTTGAGTGGGATCTGTGCTTTCTGAACTGGATGCCGGTTGAGAAATAATTAGCCCAATCTCCTTTTGGAGGTCCATTCTAGCTGAGTTGGCAGAATAGTAGATAAAATACAGGTATTAGTGGCTGCAGCAATAACAAAGTGGCTTTTAACATAGTTCGTATGTTTCTTGCTGGAATCATATAAGGGGTGCTGAGTGTGAGGTATCATTCTTAGTTGATGAAGAAACTAATAGTGATAATGTGTCCTTGGCACCATTAACCCATTGATGTTCTGATTTAGATGCTGCTAATATTTGTTGCATGGCCATGGCCGTTAACTTGTAGTCTAAGAATTCTCTAATGTATGGCATAATATCCTccctaatttattttctttgacaTGCAAAAAGAATTCATTGGTTTCCTTTCGAGGAGCTTGCTCTTTCTTTTGTAGACTTTGAACTTTCATGTTATGTTCTTGGTGCAGCATTTTCTGGAACACATCTAATGAGTTCATAATCTCCTTTATCTGGCACTACAGGTGTGTCTCCAGACCAGGAATCTGTGGAGTCTGGCGCAAAAAAATCCAGTATATCTTCAGGTGGCAGGCTTCATGACCGGAAAGAGTTTCTCCATAGGTTTGTAGATAGTGAAAGCCTGACCGAAAACATTAAAACGTGGTATGAAGAAACAATAGAAAATTCAACTCATAAGGAACCTTCGTTTGATGTCCCTTTTGAGTTGATAGATCTTCAAAAGTTCGATTATGCGTTGGGAGGAGTTCCATTTCAGCAGCTGATTCGTATGCCTAGTGCTGTTTATGCCTCGACTTCTGGTGCTGCGGAAGCAACTGCTTATCTTGCTCTGGAGGATTTTTTACATGCAAGTGTGAAAGGT
The sequence above is a segment of the Solanum lycopersicum chromosome 10, SLM_r2.1 genome. Coding sequences within it:
- the CaM3 gene encoding calmodulin 3; translation: MADQLTDDQISEFKEAFSLFDKDGDGCITTKELGTVMRSLGQNPTEAELQDMINEVDADGNGTIDFPEFLNLMARKMKDTDSEEELKEAFRVFDKDQNGFISAAELRHVMTNLGEKLTDEEVDEMIREADVDGDGQINYDEFVKVMMAK